The genomic region AGATTTCGGTCTTGGTTGAAAAACCGGGCTGAAATATCAGGTTGTAGCACTCTTTGTCGTCGAGACGGGCGGCCGCCTCCTGATCCATCATGCCCTTCTCCACAGCTTTCTGCCGCAGCACATTGGGATCCATACCTTTTCCGTCGTCACTGATTGACAGCAGAATGTGGTCCCCTTCCTGGGCAGCGGTGAGCAACACGGTACCGCGCCGTGGCTTGCCGACTCTTTCACGCTCGTCCGGCATTTCAATACCATGGTCAACCGAATTTCTGACAAGATGCACCAGCGGATCGGCAAGCGCCTCCACCAGGTTCTTGTCCAAATCGGTATCCTCACCCTCCATCTCCAGGTCGATCTCCTTCTTCATGGTACGGGCGAGGTCACGCACAACCCGGGGGAATCGGCCAAAGATCTTTTTGATCGGTTGCATGCGGGTCTTCATCACCGCCAGCTGCAGATCCGATGTCACCACATCGAGGTTGCCCACCGCGTTGCTGACATCTTCATCATTCATAGTCGCCTTGAGTGTCGCCAGGCGATTTCTCACCAGCACCAACTCACCCACCATATTCATGATGTCATCGAGACGCTGCGTATCGACACGGACTGTCGTCTCTGCCGATTGCGGCTTGGCCGCTCCCTTGGGTGCAGGAGGGGATTTGGGTTTTGCCTTTTGCGGTGCCTGCACTGCCGGTGCCGTTTCCGGTTTGGGTTTTGGCTTGGCAACAGCGGCCGGTTGAGCCACCTCTGATTTCACCGCTTTTGTTGCGCCGGAAAATTTCCCTTTTCCATGCAAGTCATCCAACAGCGCATCAAACTCATCTTCAGAGATCTCATCAGCGGAAGGTTCAACGCTGGCAGATTTCTGATCAGGTTCTTTGCCGGGTTCACTGGAAAACTTACCTTTTCCATGCAAATCATCCAGCAACGTCTCAAATTCGTCTTCGGAAATCTCATCTGAACCAACAGGGGATGTTTTTTCCGTCTCTTCTCCAGATTTGCTGGAAAATTTCCCCTTACCGTGCAGATCATCCAGTAAAGACTCAAACTCATCTTCGGTAATTTCATCACTGCCTGTTGTTGCTTCGGCGGTATCGGGGGTCTGAATTGCATCGAGCAACTCTTCAAACTCATTGTCGCTCAAGTCACCTTGATTCGATTGAGGCTCAGGGATTGGTTCTGCTTGTGCCACAGAAGGCACTTCAGCCGCGGGGGCTTCTTTCTCTTCCCCTTCGGGAACAGTAAAGGATTTCAGCCGGTTGATCAGTTC from Gammaproteobacteria bacterium (ex Lamellibrachia satsuma) harbors:
- a CDS encoding chemotaxis protein CheA: MSIDLNDEILQDFLVEAGEILELLGEQLVDLEQQTDDYDLLNAVFRGFHTIKGGAGFLAIDSLVEICHKSEDVFNILRQGQRKITPDLMDVVLQVVDVVNDMFDEIRGGEMPDNADPELINRLKSFTVPEGEEKEAPAAEVPSVAQAEPIPEPQSNQGDLSDNEFEELLDAIQTPDTAEATTGSDEITEDEFESLLDDLHGKGKFSSKSGEETEKTSPVGSDEISEDEFETLLDDLHGKGKFSSEPGKEPDQKSASVEPSADEISEDEFDALLDDLHGKGKFSGATKAVKSEVAQPAAVAKPKPKPETAPAVQAPQKAKPKSPPAPKGAAKPQSAETTVRVDTQRLDDIMNMVGELVLVRNRLATLKATMNDEDVSNAVGNLDVVTSDLQLAVMKTRMQPIKKIFGRFPRVVRDLARTMKKEIDLEMEGEDTDLDKNLVEALADPLVHLVRNSVDHGIEMPDERERVGKPRRGTVLLTAAQEGDHILLSISDDGKGMDPNVLRQKAVEKGMMDQEAAARLDDKECYNLIFQPGFSTKTEISDVSGRGVGMDVVKTRISQMNGSVEIDSEKGRGSTITIKLPLTLAILPTLMVVLGTQPFALPLASVVEIFNLDLNRTNVVDGQLTIMVRERALPLFYLSQWLVQNSAMVEEEKSSRHVVVVNVGNIQVGLVVDELIGQEEVVIKPLGAMLQGLEGMAGATITGDGKIALIMDVPGLMRKYARKY